Proteins encoded by one window of Pseudonocardia alni:
- a CDS encoding 2'-5' RNA ligase family protein translates to MDDRPLILTALLDDATQARFDDLRERHFPAGRNHLAAHLTLFHALPGAAAAELAADLTAATDRAPMTALVTGLRLLGRGVAFTLDCPELIALRRGVAERWRPRLTRQDAGKADLHVTVQNKVTPAAARALHDDLAAGFAPWDAGVPGLALWRYDGGPWEPGPRFPFSG, encoded by the coding sequence GTGGATGACCGGCCGCTGATCCTCACGGCCCTGCTCGACGACGCCACGCAGGCCCGGTTCGACGACCTGCGCGAACGGCACTTCCCGGCCGGGCGCAACCACCTCGCCGCGCACCTGACCCTGTTCCACGCCCTGCCCGGCGCCGCCGCCGCCGAGCTCGCCGCCGACCTGACCGCCGCGACCGACCGCGCCCCGATGACCGCCCTCGTCACCGGCCTGCGGCTCCTCGGCCGCGGGGTCGCGTTCACCCTCGACTGCCCCGAGCTGATCGCGCTGCGCCGCGGCGTCGCCGAGCGGTGGCGGCCGCGCCTCACCCGGCAGGACGCCGGGAAGGCCGACCTGCACGTGACCGTCCAGAACAAGGTCACCCCGGCCGCGGCCCGGGCGCTGCACGACGACCTGGCCGCCGGGTTCGCCCCGTGGGACGCCGGCGTCCCCGGCCTCGCGCTCTGGCGCTACGACGGCGGGCCGTGGGAGCCGGGGCCGCGTTTCCCCTTCTCCGGATGA